One window of Trinickia caryophylli genomic DNA carries:
- a CDS encoding TonB-dependent copper receptor: protein MTFQTLRPAHTAREARARRRRRAIGLTVPALAMSAFHLAPAVAQSSEPGHRHDTAATSTAPTGTTADTTTTGSPDAPTLPTIEVVAAPEATPLVVVTDPKTPRQPLPASDGADYLKTIPGFASIRSGGTNGDAVFRGMFGSRLNILANGMPTLGACPGRMDAPTSYIAPESYDKVTVVKGPQTVLYGPGASAGTVLFERVTPRFKTPGMRFEGSLVGGSFGRNDQNVDLTAGTPDFYGRVTANHAHSQDYEDGNGRTVPSQWDKWNADATLGWTPDDNTRLELTAGTGDGYARYAGRSMDGAHFRRETFGLKFEKKHIGEVLDRIEAQVFYNEADHVMDNYTLRMPDPTSSMPMRMASEVRRRTLGARVAATFRFADAFKLVTGVDAQSNRLDSRAAMGMQNYGDKPWNPRANMWNAGVFGELTWYASEASRVIGGARIDQASARDKRATAGSTSNPTFDDSRSRTLPSGFVRYERDLASLPLTWYAGIGHTERFPDYWELFSPTSGPAGSVNAFSALKPEKTTQLDIGTQYKSEKLDAWVSAYAGYVQDFILFDYATGPMGRTTQATNVNAQIMGGELGTSWRPFSPWRIETSLAYAWGRNVQSGAPLPQIPPLEARFGVEYTRGPWSAGGLWRVVAPQHRYALNEGNVVGKDFGPSAGFGVLSLHTQYKVSKTVEISVGIDNVLDKAYSEHLNLAGNAGFGYAASVPVTEPGRTAWIRLSTKL from the coding sequence ATGACATTCCAAACCCTTCGTCCCGCGCACACCGCGCGTGAAGCGCGTGCACGCCGTCGGCGGCGCGCGATCGGCCTGACCGTTCCCGCACTCGCGATGAGCGCCTTTCATCTTGCTCCGGCCGTTGCACAGTCGAGCGAGCCCGGGCACCGGCACGATACGGCAGCAACGAGCACAGCACCAACCGGAACAACGGCCGACACGACGACCACCGGCTCTCCGGACGCGCCCACCTTGCCGACGATCGAAGTCGTCGCAGCGCCCGAAGCCACGCCGCTCGTCGTCGTGACCGATCCGAAAACGCCGCGTCAACCGCTGCCCGCAAGCGATGGTGCCGATTATCTGAAGACGATTCCTGGTTTCGCATCGATCCGCAGCGGCGGCACGAACGGCGATGCGGTATTTCGCGGCATGTTCGGTTCGCGCCTGAACATTCTTGCCAACGGTATGCCGACGCTCGGCGCGTGCCCGGGCCGGATGGATGCGCCAACGTCCTACATCGCCCCCGAGAGCTACGACAAGGTCACGGTCGTGAAAGGACCGCAAACCGTCTTGTATGGTCCAGGGGCCTCCGCCGGCACGGTATTGTTCGAGCGCGTGACGCCCCGCTTCAAGACGCCAGGCATGCGCTTCGAGGGCAGCCTCGTCGGCGGATCGTTCGGGCGCAATGATCAGAACGTCGATCTGACAGCCGGTACACCGGACTTCTACGGCCGAGTGACCGCGAATCATGCGCACTCGCAGGATTATGAGGACGGCAATGGCCGCACGGTGCCGTCGCAGTGGGACAAGTGGAACGCGGACGCGACGCTCGGGTGGACGCCCGACGACAACACGCGGCTCGAGTTGACGGCGGGCACGGGCGACGGCTACGCGCGCTATGCGGGACGCTCGATGGACGGTGCGCATTTCCGGCGCGAGACGTTCGGCCTCAAGTTCGAGAAAAAGCACATCGGCGAAGTCCTCGATCGGATCGAGGCGCAAGTGTTCTATAACGAAGCCGACCATGTGATGGACAACTACACGCTGCGCATGCCCGATCCGACGAGCAGCATGCCGATGCGCATGGCCTCGGAGGTGCGTCGCCGCACGCTCGGCGCGCGGGTTGCAGCGACGTTTCGCTTTGCCGATGCGTTCAAGCTCGTAACGGGTGTCGATGCGCAGTCGAATCGTCTCGATTCGCGCGCGGCAATGGGGATGCAGAACTATGGCGACAAGCCGTGGAATCCGCGAGCGAACATGTGGAATGCGGGCGTGTTCGGCGAACTGACCTGGTACGCGAGCGAAGCTTCACGCGTGATCGGCGGCGCTCGGATCGATCAGGCGAGCGCGCGCGACAAGCGCGCCACCGCGGGCAGCACGAGCAATCCCACGTTCGACGATTCGCGCTCGCGTACGCTGCCAAGCGGCTTCGTGCGCTACGAGCGCGATCTCGCCTCGCTGCCGCTCACGTGGTACGCCGGTATCGGTCACACCGAACGTTTTCCAGATTATTGGGAGCTGTTCTCGCCCACCAGCGGGCCGGCCGGCTCGGTCAACGCCTTCTCGGCACTCAAGCCGGAGAAAACGACGCAATTGGACATCGGCACCCAATACAAGAGCGAGAAGCTCGATGCCTGGGTGTCCGCTTACGCCGGCTACGTGCAGGACTTCATTCTGTTCGATTACGCTACAGGGCCGATGGGGCGGACGACCCAGGCCACCAACGTCAATGCGCAGATCATGGGCGGCGAGCTTGGTACATCGTGGCGCCCATTCTCGCCGTGGCGCATCGAGACCTCGCTCGCTTATGCCTGGGGACGCAACGTGCAAAGCGGCGCCCCGCTGCCGCAAATCCCACCGCTCGAAGCACGCTTCGGCGTGGAGTACACGCGCGGGCCGTGGTCGGCGGGCGGGCTATGGCGCGTCGTTGCACCCCAGCATCGTTATGCATTGAACGAGGGTAACGTCGTCGGCAAGGACTTCGGGCCCAGCGCCGGTTTCGGGGTGCTGTCGCTGCACACGCAGTACAAAGTCAGCAAGACCGTGGAGATCTCCGTGGGCATCGACAACGTGCTCGACAAGGCTTATTCGGAGCACCTGAATCTCGCGGGCAACGCCGGCTTCGGCTACGCGGCCAGCGTGCCGGTTACTGAGCCCGGCCGCACAGCGTGGATTCGCCTGAGCACCAAGCTCTAG
- the acs gene encoding acetate--CoA ligase, with protein sequence MSAIESVLQEKRVFAPPAEFAAQATISGMAAYQALMAEAEQDYEGFWAKLARETLAWNKPFTKVLDETRAPFYTWFEDGELNASYNCLDRQVESGLGEKTAIVFEADDGTLTQVSYAQLLGRVCRLANALKARGIGKGDRVVIYMPMSIEGVVAMQACARIGATHSVVFGGFSSKSLNERLVDVGAVALITADEQMRGGKALPLKSIADEALAMGGCEAVKSVVVYRRTGGAVQWQAGRDVWLHEITQGEAETCEPEWVGAEHPLFVLYTSGSTGKPKGVQHSTGGYLLWAAQTMKWTFDLKPSDVFWCTADIGWVTGHSYIAYGPLACGATQVMFEGVPTYPDGGRFWQMIERHKVSIFYTAPTAIRSLIKLADADEKVHPKRYDLSTLRVIGTVGEPINPEAWVWYHENVGGSRCPIVDTWWQTETGGHMITPLPGATPLVPGSCTLPLPGIMAAIVDETGQDVPNGQGGILVVKRPWPAMIRTIWGDAERYRKSYFPEELGGRLYLAGDGSVRDKQTGYFTIMGRIDDVLNVSGHRLGTMEIESALVSNPLVAEAAVVGRPDDTTGEAVVAFVVLKRARPQGEEAAKLANELRAWVGKEIGPIAKPKDIRFGENLPKTRSGKIMRRLLRSLAKGEAITQDVSTLENPAILEQLAEAR encoded by the coding sequence ATGTCTGCGATCGAATCAGTCCTTCAGGAAAAACGCGTCTTTGCGCCGCCCGCGGAGTTCGCGGCGCAGGCGACGATTTCGGGCATGGCCGCCTATCAGGCGTTGATGGCCGAAGCGGAGCAGGACTACGAGGGGTTCTGGGCGAAGCTTGCGCGCGAGACGCTGGCGTGGAACAAGCCGTTCACGAAGGTGCTCGACGAGACGCGTGCGCCGTTTTACACGTGGTTCGAAGACGGCGAGCTGAACGCGTCGTACAACTGCCTGGACCGTCAGGTCGAAAGCGGGCTGGGCGAGAAGACGGCGATCGTGTTCGAGGCGGACGACGGCACGCTCACGCAGGTGAGCTACGCGCAGTTGCTGGGGCGCGTGTGCCGGCTGGCCAACGCGTTGAAGGCACGCGGGATCGGCAAGGGCGATCGGGTGGTGATTTACATGCCGATGTCGATCGAGGGCGTGGTGGCGATGCAGGCGTGCGCGCGCATCGGGGCGACGCATTCGGTGGTGTTCGGCGGGTTCTCGTCGAAGTCGCTCAACGAGCGGCTGGTGGATGTGGGGGCGGTGGCGCTGATCACGGCCGACGAGCAGATGCGCGGAGGCAAGGCGCTGCCGCTCAAGAGCATCGCGGACGAGGCGCTGGCCATGGGCGGCTGCGAGGCGGTCAAGAGCGTGGTGGTGTACCGGCGCACGGGCGGGGCGGTGCAGTGGCAGGCGGGGCGGGACGTGTGGCTGCACGAGATCACGCAGGGCGAGGCCGAGACGTGCGAGCCGGAGTGGGTGGGCGCGGAGCATCCGCTGTTCGTGCTGTATACGTCGGGCTCGACGGGCAAGCCCAAGGGCGTGCAGCACAGCACGGGGGGCTACCTGCTGTGGGCGGCGCAGACGATGAAGTGGACGTTCGATCTGAAGCCGTCGGATGTGTTCTGGTGCACGGCCGACATCGGCTGGGTGACGGGGCACAGCTATATCGCGTACGGGCCGCTCGCGTGCGGCGCGACGCAGGTGATGTTCGAAGGGGTGCCGACCTATCCGGACGGCGGGCGGTTCTGGCAGATGATCGAGCGTCACAAGGTGAGCATCTTCTATACGGCGCCCACGGCGATCCGCTCGCTGATCAAGCTGGCCGATGCGGACGAGAAGGTGCATCCGAAGCGTTACGATCTGTCGACGCTGCGGGTGATCGGCACGGTGGGCGAGCCGATCAACCCGGAGGCGTGGGTGTGGTACCACGAGAACGTGGGGGGCTCGCGCTGCCCGATCGTGGACACGTGGTGGCAGACGGAGACGGGCGGGCACATGATCACGCCGCTGCCGGGGGCGACGCCGCTGGTGCCGGGCTCGTGTACGCTGCCGCTGCCGGGGATCATGGCGGCGATCGTGGACGAGACGGGGCAGGACGTGCCGAACGGACAGGGCGGGATTCTGGTGGTCAAGCGGCCGTGGCCGGCGATGATCCGCACGATCTGGGGCGATGCGGAGCGCTACAGGAAGAGCTACTTCCCGGAGGAATTGGGCGGGCGGCTGTATCTGGCGGGCGACGGGTCGGTGCGTGACAAGCAGACGGGTTACTTCACGATCATGGGCCGCATCGACGACGTGCTGAACGTGTCGGGCCACCGGCTGGGGACGATGGAGATCGAATCGGCGCTGGTGTCCAATCCGCTGGTGGCGGAGGCGGCGGTGGTGGGCCGGCCGGACGATACGACGGGCGAGGCGGTGGTGGCGTTCGTGGTGCTCAAGCGCGCGCGGCCGCAGGGCGAGGAGGCGGCGAAGCTGGCCAACGAACTGCGTGCGTGGGTGGGCAAGGAGATCGGGCCGATCGCCAAGCCGAAGGACATCCGCTTCGGGGAGAACCTGCCGAAAACGCGCTCGGGCAAGATCATGCGGCGGCTGCTGCGCTCGCTGGCCAAGGGCGAGGCGATCACGCAGGATGTCTCCACGCTCGAAAACCCCGCCATCCTCGAGCAACTCGCCGAGGCGCGCTGA
- a CDS encoding DMT family transporter, whose protein sequence is MNRYAWFLIAAMLLVGSNVGIGKSIVSFVPVELFATLRFVIALAVLWPLLRPSKMRRVTRGEWTNLFLQGLFGTFGFTLLMLNGVARTSAVAAGVITSTIPAVVALFAWLFLGERPGLRALASIVLAMAGIVVVNLSQASSATSAAPTTSSLAGNLMVLGAVCCESLYVILSRRLTQTLAPIDICAYTHLIGLVLMLPLGAGALARFHYATVPTDVWALLVWYALSASIFSFWLWMKGIRHVHGSLAGVFSAVLPIAAAGYGILFLDERPTLAHGIALACVVAGIALASLDGKRVPPVTS, encoded by the coding sequence TTGAATCGATACGCCTGGTTTCTCATTGCCGCCATGTTGCTCGTCGGCAGCAACGTCGGCATCGGCAAGTCGATCGTTTCGTTCGTTCCCGTCGAACTCTTCGCCACACTGCGCTTCGTCATCGCGCTGGCCGTACTGTGGCCGCTGCTGCGCCCGAGCAAGATGCGCCGGGTCACGCGCGGCGAATGGACGAATCTCTTTCTTCAGGGGCTCTTCGGCACGTTCGGCTTCACGCTGCTCATGCTCAACGGCGTGGCGCGCACGAGCGCCGTCGCCGCAGGCGTCATTACGAGCACGATTCCCGCCGTCGTCGCCCTTTTTGCGTGGCTGTTCCTTGGCGAGCGGCCCGGGCTGCGAGCTCTCGCGTCGATCGTGCTCGCGATGGCGGGCATCGTCGTCGTGAACCTGTCGCAAGCGTCGAGCGCGACATCGGCCGCGCCCACCACGAGTTCGCTCGCCGGCAATCTGATGGTGCTCGGCGCAGTGTGCTGCGAATCGCTCTACGTGATCCTTTCGCGGCGCCTGACGCAAACGCTCGCTCCCATCGACATTTGCGCCTATACGCACCTGATCGGACTCGTACTGATGCTGCCTCTGGGCGCCGGCGCACTCGCACGATTCCACTATGCCACCGTACCGACCGACGTCTGGGCGCTGCTCGTCTGGTACGCGCTGTCGGCAAGCATCTTCTCTTTTTGGCTCTGGATGAAGGGCATCCGGCACGTGCACGGCAGCCTCGCCGGCGTATTCAGCGCCGTGCTGCCCATCGCCGCAGCCGGGTACGGCATCCTGTTCCTCGACGAACGCCCCACGCTCGCGCACGGCATTGCGCTCGCCTGCGTCGTGGCGGGCATCGCACTCGCCAGCCTCGACGGCAAGCGGGTGCCGCCCGTCACCTCCTGA
- a CDS encoding fumarate hydratase yields MTVIKQEDLIQSIADALQYISYYHPLDYIQALGRAYELEASPAAKDAIAQILTNSRMCAEGHRPICQDTGIVTVFVKVGMDVRWGSASGAATMSVTDMINEGVRRGYLNPDNVLRASIVNPPEGARKNTKDNTPAVIHYEIVPGDKIDVQVAAKGGGSENKSKFAMLNPSDSIVDWVLKTVPTMGAGWCPPGMLGIGIGGTAEKAMVMAKESLMDPIDIQEIIARGPRDWIEELRVELHEKVNALGIGAQGLGGLATVLDVKIMAAPTHAASKPIAIIPNCAATRHAHFTLDGSGAAKLEAPPLDAWPKVQWVANTETSKRVDLDTLTAEEVASWKPGQTLLLSGKMLTGRDAAHKRIADMLAKGEKLPVDFKNRAIYYVGPVDPVRDEVVGPAGPTTATRMDKFTEMMLAQTGLITMIGKSERGPVAIEAIKKHKAAYLMAVGGAAYLVSKAIRSSKVLAFEDLGMEAIYEFEVKDMPVTVAVDSSGTSVHETGPKEWRAKIGKLPVVPA; encoded by the coding sequence ATGACAGTCATCAAACAGGAAGACCTGATCCAGAGCATCGCGGACGCGCTGCAATACATCAGCTACTATCACCCGCTCGACTACATTCAGGCACTCGGTCGCGCGTACGAACTCGAAGCGAGCCCGGCGGCGAAAGACGCCATCGCCCAGATTCTGACCAACAGCCGCATGTGCGCCGAGGGTCACCGGCCGATCTGCCAGGATACCGGCATCGTGACGGTCTTCGTCAAGGTCGGCATGGACGTGCGCTGGGGCAGCGCAAGCGGCGCGGCCACGATGAGCGTGACCGACATGATCAACGAGGGCGTGCGCCGCGGTTATCTGAACCCCGACAACGTGCTGCGCGCATCGATCGTCAATCCGCCCGAAGGCGCCCGCAAGAACACGAAGGACAACACGCCGGCGGTGATCCACTATGAGATCGTGCCGGGCGACAAAATCGACGTACAGGTAGCCGCGAAGGGCGGCGGCTCCGAGAACAAATCGAAGTTCGCGATGCTGAACCCGTCCGATTCGATCGTCGACTGGGTACTCAAGACGGTCCCGACGATGGGCGCGGGCTGGTGCCCGCCGGGCATGCTCGGCATCGGTATCGGCGGAACGGCGGAAAAAGCGATGGTGATGGCGAAGGAATCGCTGATGGATCCGATCGACATCCAGGAAATCATCGCCCGCGGCCCGCGCGACTGGATCGAGGAGCTGCGCGTCGAACTGCACGAAAAGGTCAATGCGCTCGGTATCGGCGCACAGGGGCTCGGCGGCCTTGCGACCGTGCTCGACGTGAAGATCATGGCCGCGCCCACGCACGCGGCGTCCAAGCCCATCGCGATCATCCCGAACTGCGCGGCCACGCGCCACGCCCACTTCACGCTCGACGGCTCCGGCGCGGCGAAGCTCGAAGCGCCGCCGCTCGACGCCTGGCCCAAGGTTCAGTGGGTCGCGAATACCGAGACGAGCAAACGCGTCGATCTCGATACGCTCACGGCGGAAGAAGTGGCCAGTTGGAAGCCCGGCCAGACGCTGCTGCTCTCGGGCAAGATGCTCACGGGCCGCGACGCCGCGCACAAGCGCATCGCCGACATGCTGGCCAAGGGCGAGAAGCTGCCCGTCGACTTCAAGAACCGCGCGATCTACTACGTCGGCCCGGTGGATCCGGTGCGCGACGAGGTAGTCGGCCCGGCGGGCCCGACCACGGCCACCCGCATGGACAAATTCACCGAAATGATGCTCGCGCAAACGGGGCTCATTACGATGATCGGCAAATCGGAGCGCGGCCCGGTGGCCATCGAGGCCATCAAGAAGCACAAGGCCGCCTACCTGATGGCCGTGGGCGGCGCGGCGTATCTCGTCTCGAAAGCGATTCGCAGCTCGAAGGTATTGGCCTTCGAAGACCTCGGCATGGAAGCGATCTACGAGTTCGAAGTGAAGGACATGCCGGTGACCGTGGCCGTCGATTCGTCCGGTACTTCGGTGCACGAGACCGGGCCGAAGGAATGGCGCGCAAAAATCGGCAAGCTGCCGGTCGTGCCGGCGTGA